Within Vibrio campbellii CAIM 519 = NBRC 15631 = ATCC 25920, the genomic segment GGTCAACTACGAGTTAACTAAAGAAAATTTAATTTTTGACGCGATGAAATTAGATCTCAATTTTCAGACCACAGAGAGTAAAAACTCAAACTTCTCTAACGTTGCTGATCATATGGGCTACATTGGCTATGACGGTGACCGTACGCGTCTTCGACAAGCAGAAGATAAGTCGCGTCAACTAGATGTACAGTTTGATAAAGTAATTACCACAGACAATTCCATTCATGAGCTTACTTACGGTTTAAACTTCGTTAAAACAGATTTTAGCCTAACAAACGTCGATATTTTCCATGACAACGGTACCAGCCGCCCTGGTGCAACGACGATTCCAGATGCAGATGTAACTGAATGGGGTGTTTTCCTTCAAAACAACGCGTTCTTACTAGAAGATACGCTTGTTCTTAATGCTGGTATTCGTTATGACTCATTTGAAGCTGACCCTTCTTCAGATGAAGGTTTCAACACTGAGCGCAAGAAAAACAGCAACGATTCTTTGACGGGAAAACTTGGAGCAGTCTATCACATCAATGAGAAGCTAAGCTCATTCGCTCAAATCAGCCAAGGTTTTAAAGCGCCAACTGTCGAGCAGCTTTACTACGAGTACGACACTGGTGCTGAATTCGTTCCGAACCCAAATCTAGAAGCAGAAAAGAGTTTGTCTTACGAAATTGGCTTCCGCGGACAAAATGATTTTGCTCAATTCGAACTTACGGGCTTCATCACTGAGTATAAAGACTTTATCGATGCAGAAGATTTGCCGAGTAACGATCCGAACAAAGATCGCTTCACTATTGTGAACCGTGATGAAGTGGATATTTCGGGTGTGGAATTCAGCTCGACTCTTCTACTTGATGAAAGCTTTGATGCTCCTAAAGGTATGTACACTAAATTGTCTATTACCTACCTAGATGGTGAAGATAAATCAACGGGTAAACCTCTAGATAGTGTCGCACCATTATCATCTGTAATCGGTTTGGGTTACGATAACGTAGAGCATCACTTCGGTGGCCTAGCTTCTCTTAAGTTAGCAGCGAAAAAAGATGACTGGTCTGACGAAGACCAAATTGACTCATCAGGTTATGGTGTAATGGATATTACCGCTTACTATATGCCAATGAAAGACCTGACTTTATCAGCAGGGTTGTTCAACGCGTTTGACAAGAAATATTGGACATACCAAGACGTTCGCAGCCTTGATAACACCGACAACACCGATTTTTACAGCCAGCCTGGCCGTAACTGGGGTGTATCGGTAGACTACCAGTTCTAATTTGATTTTTAGCGATATAGTGAAAAGCGCCTGAGAGTGTCAGGCGTTTTTTATTTTATGTAAACTCTTAAAAGCTGTATTAACGTACTTTTTATACTTTACAGGCTTTTCTCAGAAAAACATTTCTTCCACACTACAAACACAAAAAAGCCAGCATTATGCTGGCTTTTTTTCCGTTTTCAT encodes:
- a CDS encoding TonB-dependent hemoglobin/transferrin/lactoferrin family receptor encodes the protein MYKKSILSASILIALSQGAYAEDSSTFNEVVVSATRTEQNINDVSASVESVSSKDIERSLSKDLYDAVQYTPGVEATTSGRFGISGFNIRGMEGDRVKIVIDGVQQATPFNPGGGAVQAIYPNAIELDTLTSIEINKGPSSTLYGSDAMGGVVVLKTKDPSDVLKTDGDENRFGIKSSYFSADEQFKNTLTWAMRQGNLETLLMGTYASGSEVKTFGDGSDIDGPNRGLENPADKNLSNILAKAYYKASDVFKLGFVFERYDYSYDENNRYGNYTLNFGPSPGVTYSGSKSNDEMTRTRYGVNYELTKENLIFDAMKLDLNFQTTESKNSNFSNVADHMGYIGYDGDRTRLRQAEDKSRQLDVQFDKVITTDNSIHELTYGLNFVKTDFSLTNVDIFHDNGTSRPGATTIPDADVTEWGVFLQNNAFLLEDTLVLNAGIRYDSFEADPSSDEGFNTERKKNSNDSLTGKLGAVYHINEKLSSFAQISQGFKAPTVEQLYYEYDTGAEFVPNPNLEAEKSLSYEIGFRGQNDFAQFELTGFITEYKDFIDAEDLPSNDPNKDRFTIVNRDEVDISGVEFSSTLLLDESFDAPKGMYTKLSITYLDGEDKSTGKPLDSVAPLSSVIGLGYDNVEHHFGGLASLKLAAKKDDWSDEDQIDSSGYGVMDITAYYMPMKDLTLSAGLFNAFDKKYWTYQDVRSLDNTDNTDFYSQPGRNWGVSVDYQF